The following are from one region of the Petrotoga mobilis SJ95 genome:
- a CDS encoding ABC transporter ATP-binding protein: MITFNNVRFTYGNGFFLKIDDLKIIKGDIISIIGPNGAGKSTLIKILSGIIRNYKGEIILNDSELKNYSNKELSKKVAVVPQEFNTSFDYDLESIVSTSRIPFSKRISFFESEQDKRIIDEALQTVGLINYKNKPFSSMSGGEKQKVMIARAIAQRTPILLLDEFSSHLDPGYTQSLLKLVKEMVTKEKKTVLAVFHDVNNAALFSDKIIIMKDGTVKYSGTPAEVLTESIMGEIFEMDAYIIKHPIKKVPQILFK, translated from the coding sequence ATGATAACATTTAACAACGTCCGTTTCACTTATGGAAATGGCTTTTTTTTGAAAATCGATGATTTAAAAATAATAAAAGGAGATATTATTTCTATAATTGGTCCCAATGGAGCGGGTAAAAGTACTCTGATCAAGATTCTTTCAGGGATCATCAGAAATTACAAAGGAGAAATAATACTAAACGATAGTGAATTAAAGAATTATTCTAACAAAGAACTATCTAAGAAGGTAGCAGTTGTACCCCAAGAATTCAACACCTCTTTCGATTACGATTTGGAAAGCATCGTTTCAACGTCAAGAATACCTTTCTCAAAGAGAATAAGCTTTTTTGAATCCGAACAGGACAAGAGGATTATCGATGAAGCCCTTCAAACTGTTGGACTAATAAATTATAAGAACAAGCCATTTTCATCTATGTCTGGAGGAGAAAAGCAAAAAGTTATGATAGCTCGAGCAATTGCCCAAAGAACTCCCATATTGCTTTTGGATGAATTCTCTTCGCATTTAGACCCAGGTTATACCCAAAGTCTTTTGAAATTAGTTAAGGAAATGGTCACCAAAGAAAAGAAAACGGTCCTAGCAGTATTTCATGATGTGAACAATGCTGCATTATTCTCCGATAAAATAATCATTATGAAGGATGGAACTGTTAAATATTCAGGAACACCTGCAGAGGTGTTAACTGAATCCATCATGGGGGAAATCTTTGAAATGGATGCTTATATTATAAAACATCCGATAAAAAAAGTCCCTCAAATTTTATTCAAATAA
- a CDS encoding PfkB family carbohydrate kinase codes for MATIDVIGGIFLDIYIVKNDGFHNSEILQLPGGSALNVAIGLSQLGHNVRMFGNVGKDFVGEYLLEKLSFHSVNVEWIKMIDKNTATFITLNEKPIAIDRRINDLDLFIPKNKSEYLFITTETNERIINSDIFLNYKKIFFDIGPRPKLIDKRCENVFFIGNEKECENFLFTCDVVKMGEKGAKWGEKIVALSGQKASYEIGMGDVFDTVLIDGILNDLEEELILQNAVDATQKISEYLGAYNKIINMEF; via the coding sequence ATGGCTACTATCGACGTAATCGGTGGGATTTTTTTAGACATTTATATAGTTAAAAATGATGGTTTTCACAATTCTGAAATTTTACAACTTCCGGGAGGATCGGCACTAAATGTGGCTATCGGTCTTTCTCAATTAGGCCATAATGTGAGGATGTTCGGTAATGTGGGAAAAGATTTCGTTGGAGAGTACTTGTTGGAAAAACTATCCTTTCATTCTGTTAATGTTGAATGGATAAAGATGATTGATAAAAACACTGCTACTTTTATTACATTAAATGAAAAACCAATTGCAATAGATAGAAGAATAAATGATTTAGATTTGTTTATACCAAAGAATAAATCAGAGTATCTCTTCATCACTACCGAAACTAATGAACGAATAATAAACAGCGATATTTTTCTGAATTACAAAAAAATCTTTTTTGATATAGGTCCCAGGCCAAAGTTAATAGATAAAAGGTGTGAAAATGTGTTTTTTATTGGTAACGAAAAAGAGTGTGAAAATTTTCTGTTTACCTGTGATGTTGTGAAGATGGGAGAAAAAGGGGCCAAATGGGGTGAAAAAATAGTAGCATTATCTGGCCAAAAGGCTTCATATGAAATCGGTATGGGTGACGTGTTTGATACAGTCTTAATAGACGGAATTTTGAATGATTTAGAAGAAGAACTAATTCTACAAAATGCCGTGGACGCTACTCAGAAAATCTCAGAATACTTAGGAGCTTACAACAAAATTATCAATATGGAGTTTTAA
- a CDS encoding RrF2 family transcriptional regulator: MSLTVKSCYAIRGLYEMYKLQNRNEDEKNTKISIAKIAESSGVSQEFLAKIFAELKKAKIVSSEKGKFGGFYFTKAPEKINLSEIVEVLEVPLNSYDCVSGGECENQKNCPVEFVWKRVQDAIFNELSKITLKDVIEYGEKKEALAVKTK; encoded by the coding sequence ATGTCGTTAACAGTAAAAAGTTGTTATGCCATACGTGGTTTGTATGAAATGTATAAACTTCAAAATAGAAACGAAGATGAGAAAAACACCAAAATCTCAATAGCAAAGATTGCCGAAAGTTCTGGTGTTTCACAAGAATTTTTAGCGAAGATCTTTGCTGAATTAAAAAAAGCCAAGATAGTTTCTTCAGAAAAAGGTAAATTTGGAGGATTTTATTTCACAAAAGCACCTGAGAAAATCAATCTTTCTGAAATTGTAGAAGTCTTAGAAGTGCCGTTGAATTCTTACGACTGTGTTTCCGGGGGTGAATGTGAAAATCAAAAAAATTGTCCTGTCGAATTTGTCTGGAAAAGGGTACAAGATGCAATATTCAACGAGTTATCTAAGATTACTTTAAAAGACGTGATAGAATATGGAGAGAAGAAAGAAGCTTTAGCAGTTAAAACTAAATAA
- a CDS encoding ECF transporter S component encodes MENTTARQTTLRRVARSPVYIALGVVIFSFLVHGIGNPMLGTIILPLHFVALMAGIMEGATIGLLVGALMPVLNFLLFGMPPFPVFIFMTIEVATYGFISGLLNKKNIYFNLIVSMLIGRGVYMIAYYTIGLILNINLSPLTSILMSYMFGIPGIILQLLFIPMIVKRMPFSVRADRGAKR; translated from the coding sequence AGAAGAGTCGCAAGATCGCCTGTATATATAGCATTGGGTGTTGTTATTTTTTCTTTTTTGGTTCATGGTATTGGCAATCCAATGCTGGGAACAATAATCTTACCGTTGCATTTTGTTGCTTTAATGGCTGGTATCATGGAAGGGGCAACGATTGGATTACTTGTAGGGGCTTTGATGCCTGTTTTAAATTTCTTGCTTTTTGGTATGCCACCATTCCCTGTTTTTATATTTATGACTATAGAAGTTGCAACCTACGGATTTATTTCAGGACTTTTAAATAAGAAAAACATATATTTTAATCTTATAGTATCAATGTTGATAGGTAGAGGTGTATATATGATAGCTTATTACACCATAGGACTAATACTTAACATAAACCTTAGTCCTCTAACTTCAATTTTGATGAGTTATATGTTCGGAATTCCCGGTATAATTCTTCAACTGTTATTTATACCGATGATTGTGAAAAGAATGCCGTTTTCTGTTAGAGCAGATAGAGGAGCGAAAAGGTAA